Genomic segment of Synechococcales cyanobacterium T60_A2020_003:
ATTGCCGATTTGCCTGAGCAGTTGCAAGGCGTTACCATTGTCCAGCTTTCTGACCTCCATTACGACGGTTTGCGCTTATCGGATTCGTTGCTAGAAGAGGCGATCGCCCATAGCAATGATATTGATCCGGATATCGTTGTTCTCACCGGAGATCACGTCACGGATGATCCGACGCCAATTAATGCCCTTGTCGAACGACTTCAACAACTACGGAGCAAGGCGGGCGTTTATGCCATTCTGGGAAATCACGATATTGTGCCCAGTTTCGCCAAAGCTCAAATCACCGAAGCGTTTGAAGCAGGTGGGATTTCGGTTTTATGGAATGCGATCGCCTATCCCTTCGAAAACGATCTACCCCTAGTGGGACTAGCCGATTATTGGTCACGGGAATTCAATCCCAGCGCCACCCTCGATCAGCTAGATCCCGCAACACCACGGATCGTTCTCTCCCATAATCCCGATAGTGCCGTCCCCCTGATGCAGTGGCGCGTGGATTTGCAACTGTCCGGGCACACCCACGGCGGCCAAATCGTTTTACCGGGTCTAGGGCCTGTCCCCAGTTGGTATCAACAGGTGCGTCGTCATGTTCCTAAGTCATTGCGTCCTTGGATTCCCTACATGCGGGAGGATTGCCATAAGGTGGTGAAGCACTGGGAGTGGGCACAAGGACTCCACACCGTTGGAAAAAACCAGCTTTACGTGAACCGTGGATTAGGCACATTCCCGCCCGGACGGTTGCTTTGCCCGCCTGAATTGACAGTGATTACCTTAGTTCCTCAAAAGATCCCAACTCCTGCAACCGTTGCACCCAAGCAAGCCGTTAGTCCGGTTTAGAAAATGCATCGTGTCCATCCTCTCCTAATCGTGGGGAATGAAGATTCAAGACTTGCAATCCGATCAGTCTGACCGTATTCAGCAAGCCGCTGTACTACTGCTCGATGGGTTTCAGGACTGGCCGAGCGGATGGAAAACCCTAGAGTCAGCGCTAAAAGAAGTTCATGAGTCGCTAGCCGACGCTCGCCTTAGTCGTGTTGCGCTGGATGCAGCCGGACAGGTGATCGGCTGGATTGGCGCGATTCAAATTAATCCCTATCTCTGGGAACTTCATCCGCTGGTCGTCAAGGAGAGGTATCGAGGGCAAGGGATTGGGCGATCGCTCGTCCAAGATTTAGAACAACAGGTGGCATTGCGCGGAGGCGTCACCCTCTGGCTAGGCACCGATGACGATCATGATTGCACATCCCTCTTCGGAACCGATGTGTATCCCAACGTCTTGGAACGCTTGATGCACCTTACCGCCCATCGTGAGCATCCCTGTGCGTTCTATCGAAAAATGGGGTTCAGCGTCGTGGGCGTGTTGCCCGATGCCAACGGCTGGGGACGCCCCGATATTTTGATGGCCAAACGGATGACGCCCAAGGCTTAATATTCGCTTTACCTGAGCTTCACCTCCGTATGACATAGTGTCTATGCGTTGGCGATCGCCTCTCAACTCCGTATTTCTGCGGCTACTGGCGATCGCCCATAGACTCCGCTCTCCCCGTTGGCTAGCCCTACGTTTATTGTCCTTGAATACACTCAGTTAGAGGCTACGCTGCATCGTCAGCACGCAGCAATCAAAGCTGGCATCGTGAACCCACGGTTTCCGACTCCGCCTTTGGAACAGGCAGCCCCGGCAAGAGCGGTGTCCAACCTTTACTGTTGTTTTCGGTGCAATAAAGCAGATATGGCAAGCCTTAACCTGAAGTTCATTGGACGATATTCTACAGGCGTGTTCGATGAGGGAGCCGCACAGATTTCCACCTATGATCCAAACTCGAAGCGCCTCTTTGCTGTCAATGCGGACAGTCAGACCGTTGATGTTTTAGACCTCAGCAAACCCAATAAGCCCAAGCTGGTGTTCACCATTGATGCGTCTAGTTTCGGAGGCGGCTCCGCAAACAGCGTGGCGGTGAAAGACGGCATTTTGGCGATCGCCATTGAAAATAGTGATACCCAAGCCGATGGCAGTGTTGTCTTCTACGACGTTCGCAAAGAGACACCAAAAGTCCTGAAAACAGTCACCGTAGGCGCACTGCCTGACATGCTGACCTTCACACCGGATGGCAGTAAGGTACTGGTCGCTAACGAAGGCGAACCCAGCAGTGACTACACCGTTGATCCAGAAGGCTCCGTCAGCATTATTGATCTCAGTAACGGAATCAAGCAGGCAACCGTTACCACCGCAGACTTCAGGGCATTCAACGACCAACGTGAGAGTCTTCTGAGTGCAGGCGTACGCATTTTTGGCCCTAATGCAACCGTTGCCCAGGATTTAGAACCAGAATACATTGCCGTTTCACCAGATTCCGCTACCGCATGGGTCACACTCCAAGAAGCCAATGCTCTCGCTGTCGTGGATATCGACGCTGGAACGGTTACCAAGATCGTCCCCTTGGGCTATAAGGATTACTCGGCTCCCGGTAACAAACTGGATGCCAGCAATAAAGATGGCAGAATCAATCTTCAGAACTGGCCTGTATTCGGCATGTACCAACCAGATGCGATCGCCTCCTACAAATCAGGCGGGAAAACCTACCTCGTCACCGCCAACGAAGGCGATACCCGTGACTATGACGGATTCAGCGAAGAAGAACGCATTGCCGACGTTATTCTTGACCCAACGGCGTTTCCCAAGGCCGCAGAATTGCAGGCTGAAGCCAATCTCGGTCGTCTTTTGATCACCAATACGCTTGGCGATACCGATGGAGATGGAGACTTCGACGAACTTTACTCCTTCGGTGGGCGATCGTTTTCGATTTGGAACGCGAAGGGCAACCTTGTGTTTGACAGTGGCGACGATTTTGAAAAGCGTCTCGCAAAACTATTGCCGAATGATTTCAACTCCAACAATGACGCCAACCAGTCCTTTGATAGCCGCAGCGATGACAAAGGCCCCGAACCCGAAGGCGTCGTGCTGGGTTCCATTAACGGACGCACCTTCGCCTTTATCGGTCTGGAACGAATCGGTGGCGTGATGGTATATGACATTACTAACCCAAAAGCCGCAACGTTTGTGGACGACGTGAATCCCCGTGACTTCAGCGTTGTCTTCAATGAGGATAGCGAGGGAAATCCGGATCCAACTGCAGAACAGCTCGCAGCCATCGGCGACCTAGGCCCAGAAGGGCTCACATTCATCGCAGCTCAAGACAGTCCTAGCGGCGTTCCCCTGCTCGTGACCGCCAATGAAGTCAGCGGTACCACCAGTGTTTTCGAGATTAACTACAAGCCCCAAGCCTTCGCTACCAACGGCGATGATCAAATCGAAGGAACCCCGAAGGGCGATCGCATTAAGGGCAAGGGCGGAGATGACACCCTGCTTGGCGTCGCTGGAGATGACAAACTCGTCGGCGATGAGGGCAATGACATCCTGATTGGCGGAAAGGGGGATGACGTAGCCAAGGGCAGCGATGGCAGGGATATTTTTGGCATTGGCGATGGTGATGGCGTTGACCTCATCCGAGACTTCCAGGACGGCAAAGATACCCTCGGACTTCTGAATGGTCTCTCCTTTGGCAGTCTGACCCTAGAAAACGATGGCAAGTTTGCCCTGATTAGCGCCGATGGTAAAGTACTCGCTGAGCTGAAAGGGGTAGACTCAAACGATTTAAGTCGTTCTGATTTTACGAAGCTGTCGATCTAATTGAGCCTGAAGCGTTGATCCGATGCGGTGGTGTGCCCTACACCACCGTTTTTTATGGTTTAGCGACTATGGAATTTCTTGTGCAACCCAGAAATACTTTTGTTTTTCTACTCCCCATCCCCATGCCAGGTACTATGGATTTTGATGTCTCAACGGAATTTATAAATCTTTAGTAAATCATCGTGGCAGGCGTTTACTCTTGACCAGTCGTTGGGAATATTGATTCAATAAGCAGTTTTCTGCTTCAGGGTGTTCATCCAAGTTAGACATATCTTAGACATATCACGGATTGATTGGGTCTGAGCCGTAGACCATAATGCTGAGCGATCGCAGTCTATTGAATCCGTACATGGCGCTGAAGTGTTTCGTAGGCTTCATAGGGCAGCCGCGCATTGCCAGATGAAGCTCTCTAATGGTGATCATTGTGATCGGGTTTGCAGTCTTGACATTGAACACTGCACCCTTGTTGGGCATCTCGCTCATTTGAATCTGGGGAACTAGTTCTTGAGTCAGCTTTCAGGCTCTACCATGACAAACGATTCCACCGATAAGGCTCTGTATGATCAGGGGCGCAAGCTCTATAAGCTCGGTCGCTATGAAGTGGCGATCGCCAAATTTGATAAGCATCTGGCACGCCATCCCGATGACGCCGAGGCGTGGGCCTATCGGGGACATGCTCTCTCGGCCTTAGAGATGCTGCCAGAATCCTTGGAAACCTTTGATCGCGCCATTCGGATTAAATCAAAGCTCGAAACGGCTTGGCATGGTAAAGGTGTGGTCTTAACCAAACTCGAACGCTACAAAGATGCAGTACAAGCCCTGGATCGGGCAACCACACTGGAACGCCAGGATTATCGTGCCTGGTACAACAAAGGTCACGCCTACGTAGGCATGGGACGCCACAAAGATGCGATCGCCTGCTTCGACAAAGCGGTAGAGATCAAACCCGAAAACTACCACGCTTGGTACAACAAGGGGTAGCCCTTTTAGCACTCCATCGCTATGAAGATGCCCTGACCAGCTTTGACATCAGCCTTTCGATCCAACCGAAGTGCTACTACGCTTGGAATTCTCGCGGCCTAGTGCTGGCAAAACTAGAACGGCATGAGGAGGCGATCGCCAGTTTCGATCGTTCGATTCGAGCCAAGTCCGACAATCCTCAAGCTTGGTATGGCAAAGCTCGCTCCTGCGCTGCGCTGGGCGATCTTTCCTCAACAGTTAATAACTTGTATCGAGCCATGATTCTCAGCCCGAACCTGTATAAAGTAATGGCAAAAACGGATTCTGAATTTGACACCATGCGCCATGATCAGAGGTTTCAGGCACTCATGAATACCAGTGGTTAATGTGCCCCAAAACGTCCAACCGCGTATTTTCTAAGCGTGATTAAGCTATAAAAAACTCCGGACAACCCGACCGGAGTACATCACATTTAGGGAGACTTCTGTAATGGAGTTTTGGGAGACTCTATTACCACATTGAGGCTGTAGACAAGAGTTGGCGCAAAACCAACCCTCTATGCCCTTATTTGTAACACAATGTAAACAACTATTGCAATTTTTCACGATGGTTGTAGGCGCTTCTAGCAGCGCTGGGCGATCACCGCATAGAAAGGATCGCCGCTCGGCATCCCCAACAGTTGGAACAGAGAGGGCAACGGAGGCTTGCGCTCAATGACATCTGGCGGACTGAATCCGGCAACCGCATCAAAATAGCCTTTTACAAGCTGAACCCGCCCTTCTTCGGTATTGTCCCGCCAGATCTGGATCGCCTTTTGGTAAAACATCCGGTTTGAGAAGCTGACGATCGCCAGTCCACCGGGTTTCAGCACCCGATAGATTTCGCTAAAGATCGCTTCGGGATATTGCAAATACTGAACTGACACCGTGTTCAGCACCGCATCAAAGGAGGCATCGGGGAACGGTAGTTTTAAATCTTGGTTGAGATTTTGAACGAAATAGTGATCCAATCGTGGGTTTTTAGCCAGTTCCTCTGCATTCAGGCCATGCCCTTCCACATGGGCAAATGCCATCTCATCAGGCAAATGGGACACCCAACTGCTCATCAGGTCAAGAATGCGAGTGTTGGGCGACAGGCGATCGCGATACAGATCCGTAAGCTGGCGAATAAACCCGTCGTCTACGTGGGTGACAAAGCGGGGATAGTCGTAAAAGAACAGATCATTAGTTTCATCAAGTTTGCTGCGGTGATCAGGACGAAGCAGCATAGGGCAGATCGGGCAACGCTACACCTCTTAGTCTAAAGATGTTGTGAAATATTAAGCAAGCGACGGATAGGGCGATCGCCCATCCCATCAAATTCGGTTCATCCATGATTCATCCGTCGTGGAGGGGCGGGTTTTGCCTTTAAACCTTGATGCTGGCTGGGTTCAAGCTGCTAAACCCGCCCGTATAGATAATGGGGATTTCCGTAGATTTGATATCACGTCAAAATCGTGCCGCCCATCAGTTTCTGGTAGCGGTAGACCAGTTCCTTCAGCAAAACCGGATGGGATTGCAGCATCGGGTCGGTCTGGGTGAGGGCTTCGGCGGCCTGCCGCGCAATATCCAACACCGCCTGATCTTCGACCAAACTGGCGAGGGCAAAGTCGGGCAATCCGGACTGACGAGTTCCTAGCACCTCCCCTGGCCCCCGGAACCGCATATCCATTTCCGAAATAAAGAAACCATCCTGTGACTGTTCCAGCACTTTCAACCGCTGGCGTGCTGTTTCCGCCTTGGAATTGCTCATTAGCAAACAGTAGGATTGATCGGCTCCCCGTCCGACCCGTCCCCGCAACTGGTGGAGTTGGGACAGCCCGAAACGTTCCGCGTGTTCAATCAACATTACGCTGGCGTTCGGCACATCAACCCCGACCTCTACCACCGTCGTGGACACTAGAATGTGAGTTTTTTGATCCCGAAATTGGGCGATCGCCTCTTCTTTTTCCGCTGACGACATCCGCCCGTGCAGCAAGCCCACTTGAAACTCTGGAAACACGATCTCCTGCAAGCGATGAAATTCCTCAATCGCCGAACGCAGATCCAGCTTTTCCGACTCATCCACCAACGGCAATACCACATACACCTGGCGACCCTGGGCAATCTCGCGCCGCATTAGATCATAGGCATGGGCGCGATCGCGTCCCCCTAGAACCGTCGTTTGAATCG
This window contains:
- a CDS encoding choice-of-anchor I family protein; translated protein: MASLNLKFIGRYSTGVFDEGAAQISTYDPNSKRLFAVNADSQTVDVLDLSKPNKPKLVFTIDASSFGGGSANSVAVKDGILAIAIENSDTQADGSVVFYDVRKETPKVLKTVTVGALPDMLTFTPDGSKVLVANEGEPSSDYTVDPEGSVSIIDLSNGIKQATVTTADFRAFNDQRESLLSAGVRIFGPNATVAQDLEPEYIAVSPDSATAWVTLQEANALAVVDIDAGTVTKIVPLGYKDYSAPGNKLDASNKDGRINLQNWPVFGMYQPDAIASYKSGGKTYLVTANEGDTRDYDGFSEEERIADVILDPTAFPKAAELQAEANLGRLLITNTLGDTDGDGDFDELYSFGGRSFSIWNAKGNLVFDSGDDFEKRLAKLLPNDFNSNNDANQSFDSRSDDKGPEPEGVVLGSINGRTFAFIGLERIGGVMVYDITNPKAATFVDDVNPRDFSVVFNEDSEGNPDPTAEQLAAIGDLGPEGLTFIAAQDSPSGVPLLVTANEVSGTTSVFEINYKPQAFATNGDDQIEGTPKGDRIKGKGGDDTLLGVAGDDKLVGDEGNDILIGGKGDDVAKGSDGRDIFGIGDGDGVDLIRDFQDGKDTLGLLNGLSFGSLTLENDGKFALISADGKVLAELKGVDSNDLSRSDFTKLSI
- a CDS encoding class I SAM-dependent methyltransferase — encoded protein: MLLRPDHRSKLDETNDLFFYDYPRFVTHVDDGFIRQLTDLYRDRLSPNTRILDLMSSWVSHLPDEMAFAHVEGHGLNAEELAKNPRLDHYFVQNLNQDLKLPFPDASFDAVLNTVSVQYLQYPEAIFSEIYRVLKPGGLAIVSFSNRMFYQKAIQIWRDNTEEGRVQLVKGYFDAVAGFSPPDVIERKPPLPSLFQLLGMPSGDPFYAVIAQRC
- a CDS encoding tetratricopeptide repeat protein, which encodes MTNDSTDKALYDQGRKLYKLGRYEVAIAKFDKHLARHPDDAEAWAYRGHALSALEMLPESLETFDRAIRIKSKLETAWHGKGVVLTKLERYKDAVQALDRATTLERQDYRAWYNKGHAYVGMGRHKDAIACFDKAVEIKPENYHAWYNKG
- a CDS encoding tetratricopeptide repeat protein: MVQQGVALLALHRYEDALTSFDISLSIQPKCYYAWNSRGLVLAKLERHEEAIASFDRSIRAKSDNPQAWYGKARSCAALGDLSSTVNNLYRAMILSPNLYKVMAKTDSEFDTMRHDQRFQALMNTSG
- a CDS encoding metallophosphoesterase, translating into MHKLLSGALSVERLTIEIADLPEQLQGVTIVQLSDLHYDGLRLSDSLLEEAIAHSNDIDPDIVVLTGDHVTDDPTPINALVERLQQLRSKAGVYAILGNHDIVPSFAKAQITEAFEAGGISVLWNAIAYPFENDLPLVGLADYWSREFNPSATLDQLDPATPRIVLSHNPDSAVPLMQWRVDLQLSGHTHGGQIVLPGLGPVPSWYQQVRRHVPKSLRPWIPYMREDCHKVVKHWEWAQGLHTVGKNQLYVNRGLGTFPPGRLLCPPELTVITLVPQKIPTPATVAPKQAVSPV
- a CDS encoding GNAT family N-acetyltransferase, whose translation is MKIQDLQSDQSDRIQQAAVLLLDGFQDWPSGWKTLESALKEVHESLADARLSRVALDAAGQVIGWIGAIQINPYLWELHPLVVKERYRGQGIGRSLVQDLEQQVALRGGVTLWLGTDDDHDCTSLFGTDVYPNVLERLMHLTAHREHPCAFYRKMGFSVVGVLPDANGWGRPDILMAKRMTPKA